The following are from one region of the Stanieria sp. NIES-3757 genome:
- a CDS encoding putative transposase, which yields MVTPRREASSTVSFIDHYCQAYQELFSDVRNYEAFKLIHLGMLSEIPRKSLPKIARAVGLKDSQGLNYFLSEAHWNVEKIREIRLWLTKLLIGERKITLCIDETGDVKKGKTTDYVARQYIGNLGKTKNGIVSVNAYAVVEGITYPLLFKIFKPNKCLKAEDTYKTKPQLAVEIIKELQKWNFNIKLILADSLYGESGDVITVLEQLNLEYIVAIRSNHKVWMFGDEKKKYNRWQAYQQKLSRKKSETRYIREIIFGTRKHIRFYQISKQDDKNPEPKDTWFIMTNKKGKIATTIASEYSLRNWIEYAFKQVKNELGWADFRVTDYHGIERWWELIMSTYFLVSLQANYFQLETIVPDANSQVSTLKSVSSFPFSNHQAWDSGAGWKSSLNNLRLIIQPLIFFSLIQPWLSVFPNQHLQLGFSKLINIMNRFRGSPFPQSQFLEYSFSVAC from the coding sequence ATGGTGACACCACGAAGAGAAGCATCATCAACAGTGAGTTTTATCGATCACTATTGTCAAGCCTACCAAGAGCTATTCTCTGATGTGAGAAATTATGAAGCATTCAAATTAATACATTTAGGAATGCTATCAGAAATACCTAGAAAGTCGCTACCAAAGATAGCAAGAGCGGTAGGATTAAAAGATAGTCAAGGATTAAATTATTTTCTATCTGAAGCTCATTGGAATGTAGAAAAAATACGAGAAATTAGATTATGGTTGACTAAATTATTGATTGGAGAAAGAAAAATAACTCTTTGTATTGATGAAACAGGAGATGTCAAGAAAGGAAAAACAACTGATTATGTAGCCAGACAGTATATTGGTAATTTAGGAAAGACAAAAAATGGAATTGTGTCGGTTAATGCTTATGCAGTAGTAGAGGGAATAACATACCCTTTACTTTTTAAAATATTTAAGCCGAACAAATGCCTCAAAGCAGAAGATACATATAAAACCAAACCACAACTAGCTGTAGAAATAATCAAGGAATTACAAAAATGGAACTTTAACATCAAGTTAATATTAGCTGATAGTTTGTATGGAGAAAGTGGAGATGTAATTACAGTTTTGGAGCAATTGAATCTGGAGTATATTGTGGCAATTCGCTCTAACCATAAGGTTTGGATGTTCGGCGATGAGAAAAAAAAATATAATCGATGGCAAGCTTATCAACAAAAATTATCTCGAAAGAAGAGCGAAACTAGATACATTAGAGAAATTATTTTTGGCACAAGAAAACATATTCGTTTCTATCAAATAAGTAAACAAGACGACAAAAACCCTGAACCAAAAGATACTTGGTTTATTATGACGAATAAAAAAGGCAAAATTGCCACCACAATTGCTTCAGAATATAGTTTGAGAAACTGGATTGAATATGCGTTTAAACAAGTCAAAAATGAACTTGGTTGGGCAGATTTTCGAGTTACAGATTATCACGGTATAGAACGCTGGTGGGAATTAATTATGAGTACTTATTTTTTAGTAAGTCTTCAAGCTAATTATTTTCAATTAGAGACGATTGTTCCCGATGCCAATTCTCAAGTCTCTACTCTTAAATCAGTTTCTTCTTTTCCTTTCTCTAATCATCAGGCGTGGGATTCTGGTGCTGGTTGGAAAAGTTCTTTAAATAACTTGCGCTTAATTATTCAACCATTAATCTTTTTCTCTCTTATTCAACCTTGGCTATCCGTATTTCCTAATCAACATCTTCAACTTGGTTTTTCTAAGTTAATCAACATTATGAATCGCTTTCGTGGTTCTCCTTTTCCTCAAAGTCAATTTTTAGAGTATTCGTTCTCTGTTGCTTGCTAA
- a CDS encoding geranylgeranyl reductase family protein, with translation MLEYYETIIVGGGPAGSSCAWKLKKQGKEALIIDKEAFPRLKLCAGWISSRVMEMLEFTPDEYPHSMLTMHTQLYIAPIPFPVVSSWMLPWRKDYSIRRIEFDHWLLQRSQAPVKTHQVKKIERQGEHYIIDDKYECKYLVGAAGTGCPVRRTFFPDRRVSEKLIVTLEKEFEYPQRNNNTQIFFNDHGLQGYSWYAPKGNGFLNLGLGAVSSYFVQSKTNLHDHFRWFLKDLVKRRLLDEKTSQELKPAGHGFYIFTNQGEVKKDNCFLIGDSAGLATIDLAEGIRASVESGLLAADEILGNSQYTKTKIDKFSLNRVVRWLLRA, from the coding sequence ATGTTAGAGTACTATGAAACTATTATTGTTGGAGGAGGACCAGCAGGAAGCAGTTGTGCTTGGAAATTGAAAAAACAGGGAAAAGAAGCATTGATAATCGATAAAGAAGCATTCCCTCGCCTAAAACTATGTGCTGGTTGGATTTCTTCTCGGGTAATGGAGATGCTGGAATTTACTCCAGATGAATATCCTCACTCGATGCTAACCATGCACACTCAACTGTATATCGCTCCTATTCCTTTTCCTGTCGTTAGTAGTTGGATGTTGCCGTGGAGAAAAGATTATTCTATTCGCAGGATCGAGTTCGATCATTGGTTACTACAACGTTCCCAAGCTCCAGTGAAAACTCATCAAGTCAAAAAAATAGAACGGCAGGGAGAGCATTACATCATTGACGATAAATATGAATGTAAGTATTTAGTAGGAGCAGCTGGTACAGGTTGTCCAGTGAGAAGAACTTTTTTTCCTGATCGGCGCGTTTCAGAAAAACTAATTGTGACTTTAGAAAAAGAATTTGAATATCCTCAAAGGAATAATAACACCCAGATCTTTTTTAACGATCACGGACTTCAAGGCTATTCTTGGTACGCTCCCAAAGGCAACGGTTTTCTTAATCTTGGTTTAGGAGCAGTAAGTTCCTATTTTGTCCAATCAAAAACTAACCTCCACGATCACTTTCGCTGGTTTCTGAAGGATTTAGTTAAACGCAGACTATTGGATGAAAAAACTAGCCAAGAACTAAAACCTGCTGGTCATGGATTTTATATATTTACGAACCAGGGAGAAGTTAAAAAAGATAACTGCTTTTTAATTGGAGATTCTGCGGGGCTTGCTACTATAGATCTAGCTGAAGGAATTAGAGCATCAGTAGAAAGTGGATTATTGGCGGCAGATGAAATTCTAGGCAATAGTCAATATACCAAAACAAAGATTGACAAGTTCAGCCTCAATCGAGTTGTTCGATGGCTTTTAAGAGCTTAA
- a CDS encoding cyclopropane-fatty-acyl-phospholipid synthase: MTSTTTFHDFQKYLPAVGTLNSKSRFAYQLTRGVTAIANASQLALAKAYIHGLEIPDAVLKGIFDTFIPILYKYFPSLLVPYEWVLKESEQLAESSHELMQVQYDLPEELFDLMLRESELIYPKYTMALWEKGASNILEAQRDMLDDALEKAGIKDGDNILDLGCGFGASCHYILTRFPNAKVTGLNLSHTQCEYMRKKMQDPNSTLSSERFTLVEQDFNEATFETKFDKVIAIGMLEHIGNLTSTLEKIASFIQDNGRVFIHIISIRLPHNMMDPFLEKYIFPRARAWHYEQIPLHNQKLKTINKWYMNGSNYAQTLRSWLKDFDANQDKIKTLNYGMNYSQFRCMWRFYLLLAIAIFEACNGEVLGNGQYLLVPNS; encoded by the coding sequence ATGACCTCTACTACCACATTTCATGATTTTCAGAAGTATTTACCAGCAGTAGGAACTCTCAACAGTAAAAGTAGATTTGCCTACCAACTAACTCGCGGAGTAACTGCGATCGCAAATGCAAGCCAGCTAGCTTTAGCCAAAGCTTATATTCATGGTCTAGAAATACCTGATGCAGTACTTAAAGGGATATTTGATACTTTTATTCCCATACTCTATAAATATTTTCCGTCTCTGCTCGTTCCCTATGAATGGGTACTCAAAGAAAGCGAACAACTAGCAGAAAGTTCCCATGAGTTAATGCAGGTTCAATACGATCTACCAGAGGAACTATTCGATTTGATGTTAAGAGAAAGCGAGCTAATTTACCCCAAATACACGATGGCGTTATGGGAAAAAGGAGCTTCAAATATTTTAGAAGCTCAAAGAGATATGCTCGATGATGCGCTCGAAAAAGCAGGCATCAAAGATGGAGACAACATTCTCGATTTGGGATGTGGTTTTGGAGCTTCTTGCCATTATATTCTGACCCGATTTCCCAATGCTAAAGTGACAGGTCTTAATTTGAGCCACACTCAATGTGAATATATGCGAAAAAAAATGCAAGATCCCAATAGTACTCTAAGTTCAGAACGATTTACTCTGGTTGAACAAGACTTTAACGAGGCTACTTTTGAAACCAAATTTGATAAAGTAATTGCGATCGGTATGCTAGAACATATAGGAAACTTAACCAGCACCTTAGAGAAGATAGCGAGTTTTATACAAGATAATGGTCGAGTTTTTATTCATATTATTTCAATTCGTTTACCTCACAATATGATGGATCCTTTTCTCGAGAAATACATTTTCCCTCGAGCAAGAGCATGGCATTACGAACAAATTCCACTTCACAATCAAAAGCTGAAAACCATCAATAAATGGTATATGAATGGCTCTAATTACGCTCAAACCCTAAGAAGTTGGTTAAAGGATTTTGATGCCAATCAAGACAAAATCAAAACTTTAAATTACGGTATGAATTACAGTCAATTTCGTTGTATGTGGAGGTTTTATTTACTCTTGGCAATAGCTATATTTGAAGCTTGTAATGGCGAAGTTTTAGGCAATGGTCAATATTTATTAGTTCCTAATTCCTAA
- a CDS encoding putative ABC transporter permease protein, whose protein sequence is MLTYSWRKILIVLLLILGAIIVLLPLGVVLITSLAPSDVILGKASNSYTWANYQEAWQRGKFLLAFTNSTIVALAVTAGQIFTSALAGYALTRLKFKGREGILLLILATLVIPFQLLVIPIFVVLKWGHLINTYWALILPTAANGFGIFLMRQYFATIPIELEEAAMLDGANRWQILIKIMLPLSRPALVTLFLFTFIGEWNDLFKPLVFTTRPELRTVQLALAEFQEEFTNSWPLLMAAVVIATIPVMLLFLLGQRQFIQGIGTTGIKN, encoded by the coding sequence TTGCTAACTTATTCTTGGCGCAAAATCTTAATTGTACTGTTATTAATTCTAGGTGCAATCATAGTTTTATTACCTTTAGGCGTAGTGTTAATAACTTCCTTAGCACCATCGGATGTAATTTTAGGAAAAGCTTCTAATAGTTACACTTGGGCTAATTATCAAGAAGCGTGGCAACGTGGCAAATTTTTATTAGCTTTTACCAATTCAACTATTGTGGCTTTAGCAGTTACTGCTGGTCAAATTTTTACTTCTGCTTTAGCTGGTTATGCTTTGACAAGATTAAAATTTAAAGGAAGAGAAGGAATTTTATTACTAATTTTGGCTACTTTAGTGATTCCGTTTCAATTATTAGTAATTCCTATCTTTGTCGTCTTAAAGTGGGGACATTTAATTAATACTTATTGGGCATTAATCTTACCAACTGCTGCTAATGGTTTTGGGATTTTTCTAATGCGACAGTATTTTGCAACTATTCCTATAGAATTAGAAGAAGCAGCTATGTTAGATGGAGCAAATCGCTGGCAAATTTTAATTAAAATTATGTTACCTCTATCTCGTCCTGCTTTGGTAACACTTTTTTTGTTTACTTTTATTGGCGAGTGGAACGATTTATTTAAACCTTTAGTATTTACTACTCGTCCAGAATTAAGAACGGTGCAATTAGCTTTAGCAGAATTTCAAGAAGAGTTTACTAATAGTTGGCCTTTATTAATGGCAGCAGTAGTAATTGCAACTATTCCAGTAATGTTATTATTTTTACTCGGTCAGCGTCAATTTATTCAAGGCATTGGTACAACGGGAATTAAGAATTAA
- a CDS encoding CDP-diacylglycerol/glycerol-3-phosphate 3-phosphatidyltransferase, producing MNLPTWITLSRLLGLPVLLYLLQDPSSDQRLYAMLIFLVAAGTDWVDGYLARKLDLVTELGKFLDPLVDKLLVLGTMLALIELQQIPAWGVCLILARELAIAGWRINPNLTGSSTIQGANLWGKLKTVSQIIAIALLISPWSETWRIPSLTAFWLCVGLTLISGLIYILPAPEPTKTIESK from the coding sequence TTGAATCTTCCTACTTGGATTACTTTATCCCGTTTATTGGGATTACCTGTGCTGCTCTATTTGTTGCAAGACCCTTCTTCAGACCAACGGCTTTATGCAATGTTGATTTTTTTAGTAGCAGCAGGAACGGATTGGGTAGATGGTTATCTGGCCCGTAAATTAGATTTAGTTACAGAATTAGGCAAGTTTCTCGATCCCTTAGTCGATAAATTGCTGGTTTTAGGGACAATGTTGGCTTTAATTGAGCTACAACAAATACCAGCTTGGGGAGTCTGTTTAATCTTAGCTAGAGAATTAGCGATCGCAGGATGGAGAATTAACCCCAACCTCACAGGTAGTAGCACTATTCAAGGAGCGAATCTTTGGGGAAAGTTAAAAACTGTTAGTCAAATAATTGCGATCGCTTTGTTAATTTCACCTTGGTCTGAAACTTGGCGAATTCCTTCTTTGACTGCTTTTTGGTTATGTGTTGGTTTGACTTTGATTTCTGGACTGATTTATATTTTGCCAGCACCAGAACCAACCAAAACTATTGAGAGCAAATAA